One segment of Methanolinea mesophila DNA contains the following:
- a CDS encoding PEGA domain-containing protein codes for MARLHIPSGAREKDARGSTSRERIFLQVSAGVLLLLLSLGGSAASASDVAGIILPDYHHIDITLAHNAGSNYIKFDGGGLNALHLTTSPSEPYGQVTTTQSESGTFYVSDTGGRGFFDDLILMVAVRGDVPDDYSVRIRASGYRWTPTPVLNMPPTADNVSYAYASIDDTFTASDFIYGPQSWRPYNGPDYPFYNGQDLSASDETFRFMFIDLNVGAIGPNSQLPGLTDNGMAKIEYQITGEPCFTVFNVYGWCNQSNQGKGISWTNDVDGLSQSGVSGYSVLPPEAASTGGDQAGSTDSTANFEKGTVVNGYDGTTLAQGEPSLVNGSVLLFVSESPAATLDGLKSAEFPFNVTLPQGVRAQDGFLALYATGGKDTTSGRGVLPDLDVAFDGTTITALRTYRDTAGGTDGTVAATWIYSLPPELTSGRHVLAVKNRNTGTKITIPGAVMAVFPKDDSGTVSLVSFTEGCDILRAEPTGIGEVSTTSVFRDGTVPGRPDRVTLYLVNTGTFPLVSSPFRFYFNREAVNTTSTGTPGPVEIRTFDVTGLAQPSMNSLSVSVVPTDQKERSYTETRNAILVFSYAPKHQQAGAPASDPDIVVAEETPIPTTALPATTATPGATSTPATSPEDPDGGIFGMLPGPVRDFLDGIFGAIFAIGGVESAAPGTGAGMVVQAGGNPDPTSGERGVDLRDDSPVAAISDTVPEDDSAGTVAAGNPPSVADDDPGNQETLIVSEPGDQWVSGAAAPSSPYGGIYIKSIPGGAGITIDGKALNADTPKAVFGLREGSHTVRISNDKGLFSVTDQQVWVYRGLISIAAFDTAPGMKKSVQVVSEVYPGDQFTLNGRYPAYKIPAGITLRKSGSYLTVLHDGHYISREISDFLNAGGTVEIRPSATSYGTLAVSSDPAGADVLVDGFPYPEKTPCTVENLSEGRHTISVSILGYIPGEQTVTVLDDPSEQIDGEVMLRLSPYACGELSVESTPPGASVQINKVNSRQTTPCVFPYMTIGSYAMTVSYGGKVKNVEFDITPDTRIEYVFDFDKDTFLHRSVRM; via the coding sequence ATGGCGCGCTTACACATACCTTCCGGGGCCCGGGAGAAGGACGCCCGCGGTAGCACCTCCCGGGAGAGGATCTTCCTGCAGGTTTCTGCCGGGGTTCTCCTCCTCCTCCTCTCCCTGGGAGGATCCGCCGCTTCAGCGTCCGATGTCGCGGGAATCATCCTTCCCGATTACCACCATATCGACATCACCCTGGCACACAACGCGGGCAGCAACTACATCAAGTTCGACGGCGGAGGGTTGAACGCGCTCCACCTCACCACGAGCCCGTCCGAACCCTACGGGCAGGTCACCACCACACAGTCCGAATCGGGCACGTTTTATGTCTCTGACACCGGCGGGCGCGGGTTCTTCGACGACCTGATCCTCATGGTCGCGGTGAGAGGCGACGTCCCCGACGACTATTCGGTCCGCATCAGGGCGAGCGGGTACCGGTGGACCCCCACACCGGTACTGAACATGCCTCCCACCGCTGACAACGTTTCCTATGCATACGCATCGATCGACGACACCTTCACCGCCTCAGATTTCATCTACGGGCCCCAGTCGTGGAGGCCGTATAACGGGCCCGACTACCCGTTCTACAACGGCCAGGATCTTTCAGCGAGCGACGAGACGTTCAGGTTCATGTTCATCGACCTGAACGTGGGCGCGATCGGGCCGAACAGCCAGCTTCCCGGGCTCACCGACAACGGGATGGCGAAGATCGAGTACCAGATCACCGGCGAACCCTGCTTCACGGTCTTCAACGTGTACGGGTGGTGTAACCAGTCGAACCAGGGGAAGGGGATCTCCTGGACGAACGATGTCGACGGACTCTCCCAGAGCGGGGTCTCCGGGTATTCGGTCCTTCCCCCGGAAGCTGCGTCAACGGGAGGGGACCAGGCGGGATCGACGGATTCGACCGCAAACTTCGAGAAGGGGACAGTCGTCAACGGGTATGACGGGACCACGCTCGCCCAGGGAGAGCCCTCCCTGGTCAACGGAAGCGTGCTCCTCTTCGTTTCCGAAAGCCCCGCGGCCACGCTGGACGGGCTGAAGTCGGCGGAATTCCCGTTCAACGTCACCCTGCCGCAGGGCGTTCGCGCGCAGGACGGATTCCTGGCGCTTTACGCGACCGGTGGAAAAGATACGACGTCCGGGCGGGGTGTGCTTCCCGACCTCGATGTCGCCTTCGACGGAACCACAATTACCGCACTCCGGACCTACAGGGATACCGCGGGGGGGACCGACGGAACTGTGGCGGCGACCTGGATCTATTCCCTCCCTCCGGAGTTGACCTCCGGGCGCCATGTGCTCGCGGTGAAAAACAGGAATACCGGGACGAAGATCACGATCCCGGGGGCGGTAATGGCGGTATTCCCGAAGGACGATTCCGGTACGGTCAGCCTGGTCTCGTTCACCGAGGGATGCGACATCCTTCGCGCCGAGCCCACCGGGATCGGCGAGGTCTCCACCACCTCGGTCTTCAGGGACGGGACGGTTCCGGGCAGACCTGACCGTGTGACCCTGTATCTGGTGAACACCGGGACCTTCCCCCTGGTTTCCTCGCCGTTCCGGTTCTATTTCAACCGCGAAGCCGTGAATACGACCTCTACAGGTACCCCGGGCCCGGTCGAGATCAGGACGTTCGACGTCACCGGCCTTGCACAGCCCTCGATGAACTCACTTTCGGTCTCGGTCGTTCCGACCGACCAGAAAGAGCGGTCCTACACCGAGACCCGGAACGCGATCCTGGTCTTTTCCTATGCCCCGAAACATCAGCAGGCAGGTGCGCCGGCTTCTGACCCGGATATTGTGGTCGCGGAAGAGACTCCGATCCCGACCACGGCGCTCCCGGCCACTACCGCAACACCCGGGGCGACGTCCACCCCGGCGACCAGTCCGGAAGACCCTGACGGGGGCATCTTCGGGATGCTCCCCGGGCCTGTCCGTGACTTCCTCGACGGGATCTTCGGGGCGATCTTTGCTATCGGCGGCGTGGAAAGTGCCGCACCGGGGACCGGAGCGGGAATGGTCGTCCAGGCCGGCGGGAATCCTGACCCCACCTCTGGGGAACGAGGGGTTGACCTCCGGGATGATTCCCCCGTGGCCGCGATATCGGACACGGTCCCTGAAGATGACTCTGCCGGGACCGTTGCCGCCGGAAATCCGCCTTCCGTGGCGGACGACGACCCCGGAAATCAGGAGACCCTGATAGTATCGGAACCCGGTGACCAATGGGTATCAGGGGCAGCGGCCCCCTCTTCGCCATACGGGGGTATCTATATTAAATCAATACCCGGCGGTGCGGGGATCACCATCGACGGGAAGGCACTCAACGCGGATACCCCGAAGGCGGTGTTCGGTCTGCGGGAAGGGTCGCATACCGTGAGGATCTCGAACGATAAAGGCCTGTTCTCGGTCACCGACCAGCAGGTCTGGGTCTACCGCGGCCTGATCTCCATCGCCGCCTTCGATACCGCCCCGGGGATGAAGAAGTCCGTCCAGGTGGTCTCGGAGGTGTACCCGGGCGACCAGTTCACCCTGAACGGGAGATACCCGGCCTACAAGATCCCGGCCGGTATAACGCTCCGGAAGTCCGGGTCGTACCTCACCGTGCTCCACGACGGGCACTATATCTCCCGGGAGATCTCCGACTTCCTGAACGCGGGGGGCACCGTTGAGATCCGGCCCTCCGCCACGTCGTACGGGACACTCGCGGTCAGTTCCGACCCGGCGGGCGCCGACGTGCTGGTGGACGGCTTCCCCTACCCGGAGAAGACTCCCTGCACGGTGGAGAACCTCTCCGAAGGACGGCATACCATATCCGTCTCGATCCTGGGGTACATCCCCGGGGAGCAGACGGTGACGGTGCTCGACGACCCCTCGGAGCAGATCGACGGAGAGGTCATGCTCAGGCTCTCGCCCTATGCCTGCGGCGAGCTCTCCGTGGAGAGCACGCCTCCCGGCGCCTCGGTCCAGATCAACAAGGTGAACTCCCGGCAGACCACCCCGTGCGTCTTCCCTTACATGACCATCGGGAGCTACGCCATGACGGTCTCCTACGGGGGCAAGGTAAAGAACGTCGAGTTCGACATCACCCCCGATACCCGGATCGAGTACGTATTCGACTTCGACAAAGACACGTTCCTCCACAGGAGCGTGAGAATGTAA
- a CDS encoding nitroreductase, giving the protein MKKTTSIISILVVLTALASCTVTGAPLPDYNNIFINVANDAGATYDAFGNDTYNIRFEGIDRGLNALHISTDPAANYGQVTLTEALSGTFYATDSGGKGYEDEILLMVAVNGTIPDDFSLRITSDGYTWPPNPVSNTAPPFDTVSYQPVALDETFTKADFIYGPQTWKPTGNEVEYPIYFGQDLGATGNTFRLMFVDLNAGVLRPNASLENQGAVRITYEFRNLESFAAFNVYAYCKTSNNGDDMVAWSNALLLPKTVSGYSVVRVPVPFPGKTDPPTDPDGDGIIEDMNGNGYSDFNDVVLFFKQMEWVQANEPVSRFDFNGNGIIDFNDIVRLFKEL; this is encoded by the coding sequence ATGAAAAAAACAACTTCAATCATTTCTATCCTGGTGGTCCTCACCGCCCTGGCGTCCTGCACTGTGACAGGCGCTCCCCTCCCGGATTACAACAACATCTTCATTAACGTCGCAAACGACGCGGGGGCGACCTACGACGCCTTCGGAAACGACACCTATAACATCCGGTTCGAAGGCATCGACCGGGGCTTAAACGCCCTGCACATTTCAACCGACCCCGCGGCCAACTACGGGCAGGTGACGCTCACGGAAGCCCTGTCGGGAACATTCTATGCTACCGATTCCGGCGGGAAAGGATACGAGGACGAGATCCTCCTCATGGTGGCCGTGAACGGGACGATCCCCGACGACTTTTCCCTGCGAATCACCTCGGACGGGTACACGTGGCCCCCGAACCCGGTGAGCAATACGGCCCCGCCGTTCGATACCGTGTCCTACCAGCCGGTCGCCCTCGACGAGACCTTCACCAAGGCCGATTTCATCTACGGGCCCCAGACCTGGAAGCCGACCGGGAACGAGGTCGAGTATCCGATCTACTTCGGGCAGGACCTCGGCGCCACCGGCAATACCTTCCGGCTGATGTTCGTCGACCTGAACGCCGGGGTGCTCCGCCCCAACGCGAGCCTCGAGAACCAGGGAGCGGTACGAATCACCTACGAGTTCCGGAACCTCGAATCCTTTGCGGCATTCAACGTGTACGCGTACTGTAAAACCTCCAACAACGGTGACGACATGGTCGCCTGGTCCAACGCCCTCCTCCTTCCGAAAACGGTGAGCGGATACTCGGTGGTCCGTGTGCCGGTTCCCTTCCCGGGGAAGACCGATCCGCCCACCGACCCCGACGGGGACGGGATCATTGAAGATATGAACGGGAACGGGTATTCCGACTTCAACGACGTGGTCCTGTTCTTCAAGCAGATGGAGTGGGTCCAGGCCAACGAACCGGTCTCTCGGTTCGATTTTAACGGGAACGGTATCATCGACTTCAACGACATCGTGAGGCTGTTCAAGGAGCTGTAA
- a CDS encoding nitroreductase, producing MKNTQGKANAFKKAIGMIAALFLVSTLIGPVTAADPIDPYKHVWLEMTNGARFADLSSGGANQSYYFKFDGGGLNAMHISNSSDLPFGQVTTDAPTSGTFYITDTGGRGFNDDIILMVAVQDPLPSGLNIHINASGYRWEPTAVLNEIPDEEDLTYYAGSVDEDFTVDNFTLYGTQDWKPCSSEYYPLFVDLEPDTVYYLAFIDLKVGNLGLNSTTGYSESLIDKGSVNVTYEITGTNGENIAFNAYGWCNQSNQGKGVSWTNALTGTGASAWEVNN from the coding sequence ATGAAAAATACGCAAGGAAAGGCCAATGCCTTCAAGAAAGCCATCGGGATGATTGCCGCGTTATTCCTGGTCTCGACCCTTATCGGCCCGGTAACCGCTGCGGATCCGATCGACCCGTACAAGCATGTCTGGCTGGAGATGACGAACGGTGCGAGGTTCGCCGACCTCTCGTCGGGCGGCGCAAATCAGTCCTACTACTTCAAGTTCGACGGCGGGGGACTGAACGCCATGCACATCTCCAACTCGTCCGACCTTCCGTTTGGACAGGTGACAACGGACGCTCCGACATCGGGGACATTTTACATTACCGACACGGGGGGGCGAGGGTTCAACGACGATATCATCCTCATGGTCGCTGTCCAGGACCCCCTCCCGTCAGGGCTTAATATCCACATCAATGCGAGCGGGTACCGCTGGGAGCCGACCGCGGTCCTGAACGAGATCCCGGATGAGGAAGATCTGACGTATTACGCCGGGTCGGTTGACGAGGACTTCACCGTCGATAACTTCACCCTGTACGGAACGCAGGACTGGAAGCCCTGTTCTTCGGAATATTACCCGCTCTTTGTTGATTTGGAACCGGACACAGTTTATTATCTGGCGTTTATCGACCTGAAAGTGGGCAACCTCGGGTTAAACTCGACCACAGGATATTCTGAGTCGCTCATCGACAAAGGAAGTGTCAATGTGACGTATGAGATCACCGGCACAAATGGGGAAAATATTGCCTTTAACGCGTACGGGTGGTGCAATCAGTCGAACCAGGGAAAAGGGGTATCCTGGACGAATGCGCTTACCGGGACCGGTGCAAGTGCATGGGAAGTCAATAACTGA
- a CDS encoding DUF7948 domain-containing protein, which yields MTKKATKIPAILILAVFALTFSAAGPAMAGLVLPEEQVQGIQSDTMFLPLLFIQNQGQAPDDVKYHASAAGHTISFMPDRIVLRAIVNEGETPRDTEISMSFPGASAAPEITGLDPQPGDANFYLDNDPSRWREGVPIFGSIEYCQLYPGIDLRYRGTEGVLKREFIVAPGADPDRIAIAYDGIQGLALNEDGSLAITTPLGVLTEEAPIAYQDVDGSRVPVSVSYRLINDRTVGFTIGEYDPSLPLVIDPTLIYSSFFGASGSTYIHRVRVDGNDNIWIAGRTSANDLPVQNPNQGYVSGNDGFVAELNPQGTSVLYLTYIGGGAEDSIQGLDLDTSGNVYICGATSSDNFPLQSPIMDTRNAQSAGFVTKLDPTGLPGSQLIYSTYLGHNGTSPSYNYTTVNAIGADTSGNAWISGYTMSETLPVTPDAEQPNKAGGCDSFVGKIAADGSLQYLTYLGGSADDGDSSAAAGYSSFKPMGLGLDSAGNVYIAGYTKSSDFPVVNAYDSTYGGGTTADIFVAKYNSSGGKVYATYIGGSNLDKANDIAVDAGGSVYIAGTTYSNDIPVINPAQGTLKGTYDNYIAKLDSSGTNLVYSTYWGGASGNDDGAFGIAVDDNGNSYTVGETRASDFPLINATQSTMTSYEGFIVRLSPSGEALYSTYVGGANYDYLYGVAVNGEGNAVAAGDSNSATYPIVGSPYQDTKTGTYSGVITIISPLNLPSASFTADPLSGDAPLEVRFTDTSTGDPTSWSWAFGDSGTSDEQNPVHTYTSAGLFTVNLTVTNAGGSDSFVRTDYITVALPEGAGLASSAWPKFQFDTRNTGQSPNAGPETGTLYWTFPANGEFIAQPSIGPDGSIYIENYDGDLYAVNPDGTLKWNYTLGEQLHGSPAISADGTIYVGNRGISAINPDGTLKWTYPEGPAGNFTSATIGPDKTIYVGSFDGPVGSLVGSLYAISDVGDRATLKWAYNTGPVLGVPAIGNDGTIYAGSLDKDLYAIRPDGTLKWNFTTGGQMELASPAIGSDGTIYIANNDTNLYAVDPMGSLRWTYAIGNYVLGTLAIGSDGTIYIVCEDRNLHAINPNGTARWSFDIGGSGAPVLAADGTVYIGSDDGNIYAINPEGTLKWSFATGSSIVYSAPCIGEDGTLYVGNFDGDLIALKDIPAPVPLPGKTDPPTDPDGDGIIEDMNANGIKDFNDVFLFFRQMEWIQANEPVPLFDFNGNGIVDFNDIVRLFKEL from the coding sequence ATGACCAAAAAAGCAACAAAAATACCAGCAATTTTGATTCTTGCCGTTTTTGCATTGACATTCAGCGCCGCAGGGCCGGCAATGGCAGGACTTGTTCTACCGGAAGAGCAAGTGCAGGGAATCCAGTCGGATACCATGTTCCTGCCGCTGTTGTTCATACAAAACCAGGGTCAGGCTCCGGACGATGTGAAGTATCACGCTTCTGCGGCGGGGCACACGATATCCTTCATGCCGGACCGGATCGTACTCAGGGCGATCGTCAACGAGGGAGAAACACCCCGTGATACAGAGATATCGATGAGTTTTCCCGGCGCATCGGCCGCGCCCGAGATAACAGGCCTCGATCCTCAGCCTGGCGACGCGAACTTCTACCTGGATAATGATCCATCCCGATGGCGGGAGGGCGTTCCGATATTCGGTTCGATAGAGTACTGCCAGTTGTATCCAGGGATCGACCTTCGCTACCGTGGCACCGAGGGAGTACTGAAGCGAGAATTCATCGTCGCCCCGGGAGCCGATCCGGACCGGATTGCTATCGCCTACGACGGTATCCAGGGCCTCGCACTCAATGAAGACGGATCTCTCGCGATCACTACTCCTCTCGGAGTACTGACCGAAGAGGCCCCGATCGCGTACCAGGATGTTGACGGTTCGCGGGTGCCGGTCTCGGTTTCCTATCGCCTTATCAACGACAGGACCGTCGGTTTTACTATCGGAGAATATGATCCTTCCCTTCCGCTCGTGATCGACCCGACGCTCATCTATTCGTCCTTTTTCGGAGCGTCGGGAAGCACATATATCCACCGCGTTCGCGTTGACGGGAACGATAACATCTGGATCGCCGGCAGGACCAGCGCGAACGATCTCCCGGTCCAGAATCCCAACCAGGGATATGTATCAGGGAACGATGGTTTCGTGGCTGAGCTGAACCCCCAGGGAACTTCAGTGCTCTACCTGACATACATCGGGGGAGGTGCAGAGGACTCCATACAGGGTTTAGACCTCGATACCTCCGGCAATGTCTACATCTGCGGGGCAACGAGTTCCGATAACTTTCCTCTCCAGTCTCCCATAATGGACACAAGAAACGCACAATCGGCCGGGTTCGTGACGAAACTGGACCCGACAGGCCTGCCCGGTTCGCAGCTTATCTATTCTACATACCTGGGCCATAACGGAACATCTCCTTCCTATAATTATACGACCGTCAATGCAATTGGCGCTGATACGTCCGGAAACGCCTGGATATCGGGATACACGATGAGCGAAACCCTCCCGGTCACCCCCGATGCTGAACAGCCGAACAAGGCGGGAGGGTGCGACTCATTCGTCGGAAAGATTGCAGCCGATGGATCGCTGCAATACCTGACCTACCTCGGTGGCTCCGCAGACGACGGTGACTCCTCCGCTGCAGCGGGTTACAGTTCGTTCAAACCTATGGGGCTCGGCCTTGATTCGGCAGGAAACGTCTACATTGCCGGTTATACAAAGTCCAGTGATTTTCCTGTAGTGAATGCCTATGATTCGACCTACGGAGGCGGCACCACTGCGGACATATTCGTTGCCAAATACAATTCGAGCGGGGGGAAGGTATATGCAACGTATATTGGCGGATCCAACCTGGACAAGGCAAATGACATTGCCGTCGATGCAGGGGGATCAGTCTACATTGCGGGCACGACCTATTCCAACGATATCCCGGTGATTAATCCTGCACAGGGGACATTAAAAGGTACATATGACAATTATATTGCCAAACTCGATTCTTCAGGAACAAACCTGGTCTATTCGACCTATTGGGGAGGGGCGAGCGGTAACGATGACGGTGCATTTGGTATCGCTGTCGATGATAACGGGAACTCGTATACGGTGGGAGAAACGAGAGCTTCGGACTTCCCTCTCATCAATGCGACCCAATCGACGATGACGAGCTATGAGGGATTCATTGTCCGTCTTTCGCCTTCGGGGGAGGCGCTTTACTCAACCTACGTAGGTGGAGCGAACTATGATTACCTCTATGGTGTTGCAGTCAATGGTGAGGGAAATGCAGTGGCAGCTGGTGATTCAAACAGTGCCACGTACCCGATTGTCGGTTCACCCTATCAGGATACAAAAACCGGGACCTATAGCGGAGTCATTACTATAATCTCACCGCTCAATCTCCCGTCCGCATCCTTCACCGCCGACCCCCTCTCGGGTGATGCTCCGTTGGAAGTCCGGTTCACCGACACGTCGACCGGGGACCCGACCTCCTGGTCCTGGGCCTTCGGTGACAGCGGCACCTCGGACGAGCAGAACCCTGTCCATACCTACACTTCGGCCGGGCTTTTTACTGTTAATCTGACGGTTACGAACGCCGGGGGGAGCGACTCATTTGTTCGTACAGATTATATCACCGTCGCGCTCCCGGAAGGTGCCGGTCTCGCCTCCAGCGCCTGGCCGAAGTTCCAGTTCGATACCCGGAACACTGGACAGTCCCCGAATGCAGGTCCGGAGACGGGCACATTATATTGGACTTTCCCGGCTAACGGTGAATTCATCGCACAGCCTTCGATCGGTCCGGACGGCTCCATTTATATTGAGAACTACGACGGAGATCTCTATGCGGTAAATCCGGACGGGACGCTGAAATGGAACTATACCCTGGGTGAGCAGCTTCACGGTTCCCCTGCAATCAGTGCAGATGGAACGATTTACGTCGGCAACCGGGGTATTTCCGCGATTAATCCCGACGGGACTTTGAAATGGACCTACCCCGAAGGTCCTGCAGGGAACTTCACTTCTGCAACTATCGGACCGGACAAGACCATCTATGTCGGTTCTTTCGACGGACCGGTCGGTTCTTTGGTCGGTTCTCTGTACGCGATTTCGGACGTTGGGGACAGGGCTACCCTTAAATGGGCATACAATACGGGCCCGGTACTGGGTGTTCCTGCAATCGGAAACGACGGCACAATCTATGCCGGAAGCCTGGACAAAGATCTCTATGCGATCCGCCCGGACGGAACGCTGAAGTGGAACTTCACGACCGGAGGACAAATGGAGCTCGCCTCTCCCGCCATCGGATCGGACGGGACCATTTATATCGCGAACAATGATACAAACCTTTATGCAGTTGACCCGATGGGATCCCTTCGGTGGACTTACGCCATTGGAAATTATGTTCTCGGTACTCTCGCAATCGGGTCCGACGGAACCATATACATTGTATGCGAGGATCGTAACCTCCACGCGATAAACCCTAACGGGACCGCCAGGTGGAGCTTTGATATCGGGGGCTCGGGCGCACCGGTTCTCGCCGCCGACGGAACCGTTTATATCGGAAGCGACGACGGGAATATCTACGCGATTAACCCGGAAGGAACCCTGAAATGGTCATTTGCGACCGGAAGCTCGATAGTCTATTCCGCTCCGTGCATTGGTGAGGACGGAACACTGTACGTCGGTAACTTCGATGGCGACCTAATTGCGTTGAAGGATATTCCCGCTCCCGTCCCCCTCCCGGGGAAGACCGATCCTCCGACCGACCCGGACGGGGACGGGATCATCGAGGACATGAACGCGAACGGGATCAAGGACTTCAACGACGTATTCCTGTTCTTCAGGCAGATGGAATGGATCCAGGCGAACGAACCGGTCCCGCTCTTCGACTTCAACGGTAACGGTATCGTCGATTTCAACGATATCGTGAGACTGTTCAAGGAGCTTTGA